One genomic region from Equus asinus isolate D_3611 breed Donkey chromosome 8, EquAss-T2T_v2, whole genome shotgun sequence encodes:
- the ID4 gene encoding DNA-binding protein inhibitor ID-4 produces the protein MKAVSPVRPSGRKAPSGCGGGELALRCLAEHGHSLGGSAAAAAAAAAARCKAAEAAADEPALCLQCDMNDCYSRLRRLVPTIPPNKKVSKVEILQHVIDYILDLQLALETHPALLRQPPPPAPPHHPAGTCPSAPPRTPLTALNTDPAGAVNKQGDSILCR, from the coding sequence ATGAAGGCGGTGAGCCCGGTGCGCCCCTCGGGCCGCAAGGCGCCGTCGGGCTGCGGCGGCGGGGAGCTGGCGCTGCGCTGCCTGGCCGAGCACGGCCACAGCCTGGGCGGCTCGGCGGctgcggcggccgcggcggcggcaGCGCGCTGCAAGGCGGCCGAGGCGGCGGCCGATGAGCCGGCGCTGTGCCTGCAGTGCGATATGAACGACTGCTACAGCCGCCTGCGGAGGCTAGTGCCCACCATCCCGCCCAACAAGAAAGTCAGCAAAGTGGAGATCCTGCAGCACGTTATCGACTACATCCTGGACCTGCAGCTGGCGCTGGAGACGCACCCGGCTCTGCTGAGGCAGCCGCCACCACCGGCACCGCCGCACCACCCGGCCGGGACCTGTCCCTCCGCGCCGCCGCGAACCCCGCTCACAGCGCTCAACACCGACCCG